One stretch of Natronobacterium texcoconense DNA includes these proteins:
- a CDS encoding amidohydrolase, producing the protein MTTLAITDGQVLSPELTVERADVLIDQDRGEVLEVGTDLTADADETLDASDSLVTPGFVNGHCHVAMTLLRGNADDKPLDAWLQEDIWPVEAELTAETVRAGTELGALEMIKGGVTAFADMYFFVPTIADAVADAGLRARLGHGFISVAKDDEEAREDAREGLAVAEEVDGMGDGRISSAFMPHSLTTVDGEYLEEFVPKARDIGVPIHYHANETTDEVTPIVEEHGVRPLAYAAEKGMLEPEDFIAHGVHLDESEIGLLAEAGTGVIHCPASNMKLASGMAPVERMREAGVTVGIGTDGAASNNDLSMLDEARDAAMIGKLAADDASAVPAEAVVEMMTQGSADAIGLESGRLEEGAPADLAVIDLEKPHLTPRNDLVSHLAYAAAAADVRHTICDGQVLMRDRDVLTLDESAVRERAVEETEKLLARAGE; encoded by the coding sequence ATGACCACGCTTGCGATCACCGACGGGCAGGTTCTTTCGCCCGAGTTGACCGTCGAACGAGCGGACGTGCTGATCGACCAGGACCGCGGCGAGGTCCTCGAGGTCGGAACGGACCTCACGGCCGATGCCGACGAGACGCTCGACGCGTCGGATTCGCTCGTGACGCCTGGCTTCGTCAACGGCCACTGTCACGTCGCGATGACGCTGCTCCGGGGGAACGCCGACGACAAGCCCTTAGACGCCTGGCTGCAGGAAGACATCTGGCCCGTCGAGGCGGAACTGACCGCGGAGACGGTGCGTGCCGGCACCGAACTCGGTGCCCTCGAAATGATCAAAGGCGGCGTCACGGCTTTTGCAGACATGTACTTCTTCGTGCCGACGATCGCCGATGCGGTCGCGGATGCGGGACTGCGCGCCCGCCTCGGCCACGGCTTCATTTCGGTCGCCAAAGACGACGAGGAGGCCCGCGAGGACGCCCGTGAGGGGCTCGCAGTCGCCGAAGAAGTCGACGGGATGGGCGACGGCCGCATCTCGTCGGCCTTCATGCCACACTCGCTGACGACCGTCGACGGCGAGTACTTGGAAGAGTTCGTCCCGAAGGCTCGCGATATCGGCGTGCCGATCCACTACCATGCCAACGAGACCACCGACGAAGTGACGCCGATCGTCGAAGAACACGGCGTCCGGCCGCTGGCCTACGCCGCCGAGAAGGGGATGCTCGAGCCGGAAGACTTCATCGCTCACGGCGTTCACCTCGACGAGAGCGAAATCGGCCTGCTCGCGGAGGCAGGCACGGGCGTGATCCACTGCCCGGCCTCGAACATGAAACTCGCCAGCGGAATGGCTCCCGTCGAGCGGATGCGCGAGGCAGGCGTCACCGTCGGTATCGGAACCGACGGCGCGGCCTCGAACAACGACCTCTCCATGCTCGACGAGGCCCGCGACGCAGCGATGATCGGCAAACTCGCGGCCGACGACGCGAGCGCGGTCCCCGCGGAGGCCGTCGTCGAGATGATGACGCAGGGAAGCGCCGACGCCATCGGCCTCGAGTCCGGCCGACTCGAGGAAGGTGCTCCCGCAGACCTCGCGGTGATCGACCTCGAGAAGCCACACCTGACACCGCGAAACGACCTCGTGAGCCACCTCGCGTACGCCGCGGCCGCTGCCGACGTTCGGCACACGATCTGTGACGGGCAGGTGCTCATGCGCGACCGTGACGTGCTCACCCTGGACGAGTCTGCGGTCCGCGAACGGGCGGTCGAGGAGACCGAGAAACTGCTCGCTCGCGCCGGCGAGTGA
- a CDS encoding FkbM family methyltransferase — MGVDANGTARRVLETARGIVHVTYHRVSRVNYAYVRRSRRNGTPAGSFRCYELINRHGSDRMLAELDDVCSPSAVVFDVGANVGIYALALAAGSPDRHVVAFEPAPSVASRLRANVALNDLEDRIDVRTCGVGDEDGERPFFRSTNPELSAFDRESARRWGASVAEVQSVPVRRLDSLVGDGSDDLPPPDAIKIDVEGAAPSVLAGARDVLEHYRPQIFLEIHGDGLERDVAGESRTVLEDVGYAVRERGGFWRCEPSQEREE, encoded by the coding sequence ATGGGAGTCGACGCGAACGGTACCGCGAGGCGAGTACTCGAGACCGCTCGCGGTATCGTCCACGTGACCTACCACCGAGTGAGTCGAGTAAACTATGCTTACGTCCGACGGTCGAGACGAAACGGAACGCCCGCTGGCTCGTTTCGATGTTACGAACTCATTAACCGCCACGGGAGCGACCGGATGCTCGCGGAACTGGACGACGTCTGTAGCCCATCTGCGGTCGTCTTCGACGTCGGCGCGAACGTGGGGATCTACGCGCTCGCGCTCGCGGCCGGAAGTCCGGATCGGCACGTCGTCGCGTTCGAACCCGCGCCGTCGGTCGCGTCGCGACTCCGTGCGAACGTTGCGCTAAACGACCTCGAGGACCGGATCGACGTCCGAACCTGTGGCGTCGGCGACGAGGACGGAGAGCGGCCGTTCTTCCGGTCGACCAACCCCGAACTGTCGGCGTTCGACCGGGAGAGCGCGCGCCGGTGGGGTGCGTCGGTAGCCGAGGTCCAGTCGGTCCCGGTTCGGCGACTGGACTCGCTCGTCGGGGACGGGAGCGACGACCTCCCGCCGCCGGACGCGATCAAGATCGACGTCGAGGGGGCCGCGCCGTCGGTACTGGCCGGCGCTCGAGACGTTCTCGAGCACTATCGACCGCAGATCTTCCTCGAGATCCACGGGGACGGCCTCGAGCGAGACGTCGCGGGTGAGAGCCGTACAGTGCTCGAAGACGTCGGATACGCCGTCCGAGAGCGCGGCGGATTCTGGCGGTGTGAGCCCAGCCAAGAGAGGGAAGAATAA
- a CDS encoding phosphotransferase family protein produces the protein MADVLERLERIVRVALETNLESVRRPEQGSVADTYVLDLASDPSRAVCKLGGTNVWTGDVIEPHVLEVVAERTDLPVPTVLVSGSLAGVDDALDRWALYEYCEGRNPRADYSALEPPVRRQLVADAGKLLGRLHATFSGEFDRVGGLERVSDGCRLGSGSLGPSLRLCEPAGWHAVDSDVGPFLEDLPLPRPLTDDDARDHVLTHGDYGPGNLLIADDGTVTAVLDWGNAHVTHSGYALARAEARFVDVHRRLSRRERSRLRQAFREGYARVASLEAGFDRYAPVYKLLWICQSIANYARIARSGRGRKQLWRQCRRLRAASQISFHVR, from the coding sequence GTGGCCGATGTCCTCGAACGCCTCGAGCGGATCGTCCGCGTCGCTCTCGAGACCAATCTCGAGTCAGTTCGTCGCCCGGAACAGGGATCGGTCGCCGACACCTACGTGCTCGACCTCGCGAGCGATCCGTCACGGGCAGTCTGCAAACTCGGCGGCACGAACGTCTGGACCGGCGACGTAATCGAGCCACACGTCCTCGAGGTCGTCGCCGAACGGACCGATCTTCCGGTCCCCACGGTCCTCGTGTCGGGATCGCTCGCAGGCGTCGACGACGCGCTCGATCGCTGGGCGCTCTACGAGTACTGCGAGGGTCGAAATCCGAGAGCTGATTACAGCGCGCTCGAGCCCCCGGTTCGCCGCCAACTGGTCGCCGACGCCGGCAAGTTGCTCGGGCGGCTACACGCCACGTTTTCGGGGGAGTTCGATCGGGTCGGTGGGCTCGAGCGGGTTAGCGACGGCTGTCGGCTGGGTTCCGGTTCCCTCGGCCCTTCGCTTCGTCTCTGCGAGCCTGCGGGATGGCACGCCGTCGACAGCGACGTCGGGCCGTTTCTCGAGGATCTTCCACTCCCTCGCCCGCTAACTGACGACGACGCCCGTGATCACGTCCTCACTCACGGCGATTACGGGCCAGGAAACCTCCTGATCGCGGACGACGGGACCGTCACCGCCGTCCTCGACTGGGGAAACGCCCACGTCACGCACTCGGGATACGCCCTCGCTCGCGCCGAAGCGCGGTTCGTCGACGTTCATCGCCGGCTCTCGCGGCGCGAACGATCCCGACTCCGGCAAGCGTTTCGGGAGGGGTACGCTCGAGTCGCTTCTCTCGAGGCAGGGTTCGATCGTTACGCCCCGGTCTACAAACTGCTCTGGATCTGCCAGTCGATCGCGAACTACGCACGAATCGCACGGAGTGGGCGGGGACGGAAACAACTGTGGCGGCAGTGCCGACGGCTTCGTGCTGCCAGTCAAATATCGTTTCACGTGCGATAG
- a CDS encoding stage II sporulation protein M: MNGGGNGTEDDYDDEESDGPDEEDSEGGFVFGPERHPVPDADDDSEPDQEPETETTSTSEPQQEQASEPKPESESQSADDTDEDPTIKINLPDEDEPEDASATDSPESDPEPSSGGPSRGPEPSPNAVRNWSLLTLVLALASFFTAGVTYVTHDDVTPVVGAAAVGIAFTVLAVTALIDRISVLEMLSSGWIEHRRPVWFSIGLFAFGMLVGIALMLAGVDLTQLFIEAIEQQYPELAEDDEIGTTASFYLENNSLAFLVTIAGAVSVGLLTAFAMIVNGIIVGNISAVLGSTAGVDYVVAGLAPHGVFELPALFIAAGVGFRLLYRFGERLFGTRAEFLTKPYVYRTIAFVVFGWLLLALAAFVEAYVTPELLEMLFPEIVAEEP; encoded by the coding sequence ATGAACGGTGGCGGCAACGGTACGGAGGACGATTACGACGACGAGGAGTCCGACGGTCCGGACGAGGAGGACTCCGAGGGGGGATTCGTATTCGGGCCCGAGCGCCACCCGGTTCCGGACGCAGACGACGATTCGGAGCCCGATCAGGAGCCAGAGACGGAGACGACGTCGACGTCGGAACCACAGCAGGAGCAAGCGTCCGAGCCGAAACCGGAGTCGGAATCACAGTCGGCCGACGATACCGATGAGGACCCGACGATCAAGATCAACCTTCCCGACGAAGACGAACCCGAAGACGCGTCGGCGACCGACTCGCCGGAATCCGATCCCGAACCGAGTTCTGGCGGGCCCAGTCGGGGGCCGGAGCCGAGTCCGAACGCCGTCCGAAACTGGTCGCTTCTCACGCTCGTGCTCGCACTGGCGTCGTTTTTCACCGCGGGAGTCACGTACGTCACCCACGACGACGTCACACCGGTCGTCGGTGCCGCCGCTGTCGGAATCGCCTTCACCGTACTCGCCGTTACCGCTCTGATCGACCGCATTTCCGTCCTCGAGATGCTCTCTTCGGGCTGGATCGAGCACCGCCGCCCGGTCTGGTTCTCGATCGGACTGTTCGCGTTCGGGATGCTCGTCGGTATCGCGCTTATGCTCGCCGGCGTCGACCTGACGCAGTTGTTTATCGAAGCGATCGAGCAACAGTACCCGGAACTCGCTGAAGACGATGAGATCGGAACGACGGCCTCGTTCTATCTCGAGAACAACTCGCTGGCGTTTCTCGTCACCATCGCTGGGGCAGTGTCGGTCGGTCTGCTAACCGCGTTCGCGATGATCGTCAACGGGATCATCGTCGGGAACATCAGCGCCGTCCTCGGGAGCACTGCCGGCGTCGACTACGTCGTCGCTGGACTGGCACCGCACGGCGTCTTCGAACTCCCGGCGCTGTTTATCGCCGCCGGCGTCGGCTTCCGACTGCTCTATCGGTTCGGCGAACGCCTCTTCGGGACTCGAGCGGAGTTCCTCACGAAACCCTACGTCTACCGGACCATCGCGTTCGTCGTCTTCGGCTGGCTCCTGCTCGCGCTGGCCGCGTTCGTCGAAGCGTACGTCACGCCGGAACTGCTCGAGATGCTGTTCCCCGAGATCGTCGCGGAAGAACCGTAG
- a CDS encoding heavy metal translocating P-type ATPase codes for MKSTISITGMSCATCSGTVEEAVGDLEGVEAVDVNFATDEGTVEYDPDETSLAEIYAAIEDAGYDPDRTKTTVEIAGMSCSTCAQTNEDAIEEIPGVLSATVNYATEEGTVEFNPQDTSLSAIYDAIEDAGFEPERAGDDGDELTEQRESAVERELRTKRKWTIIGGLLTAPFVLVMIDMFVPGFLPETILGVDPDWIEFVLATALMATLGKHFIEGAYKSLVNNCQANMDTLVSVGTTTGYVYSTAVVLGTIEGGLYFEAVAFILWFIYLGVWLEARSKARASSALRELLEMQAEEATVVEWETPPASRADGDAVPGDEMVVPLEEVEPGDVMKVRPGEKVPTDGVVVDGQSAVDESMVTGESVPVEKSEDDEVVGSTINENGVLYVEATNVGEETAIQQIVQRVKEAQARQPDVQRLVDKVSAYFVPAVIVNAVVWSILWFFFHDALYPIASSLGGWIPLLEPVGGGPVVGGVPVFEFSIIVLASAILIACPCALGLATPMATMVGSTLSAKNGVLYKGADVLEKARGIDTVVFDKTGTLTHGDMRLTDVVPVDEAVETDGGEPSGARRSSSDPGSDGGAPAADGGVLEEADEPTPDEDLLLSVAASAESGSEHPLAQAIVAGAEERGVDLENPTEFENVPGHGIRATVPEGEVLVGNRKLMADNGVDPAPVEATMERLEREGKTAMLVALDGELLGVVATADTVRDSAKETVAELQDRGYDVMMLTGDNERTGRAIGDQLGMDPDDVHAEVLPEDKADEIDAIQADGSRAIMVGDGVNDAPALTTAHVGVAIGSGTDVAIESADITLMRDDPADVLKAMRVANATISKVRQNLFWAFVYNATLIPIASIGLLNPALAGLAMAASSVSVVSNSLAFMQWDPHEDYVFLPFRPFVWVSEKVTG; via the coding sequence GTGAAATCTACTATTAGCATCACCGGGATGTCGTGTGCGACGTGTTCCGGGACGGTCGAGGAGGCCGTCGGCGACCTCGAGGGGGTCGAGGCCGTCGACGTCAACTTCGCGACCGACGAGGGAACTGTCGAGTACGATCCCGACGAGACCTCGCTGGCCGAAATCTACGCGGCGATCGAGGACGCCGGATACGACCCCGATCGGACGAAGACGACGGTCGAGATCGCCGGTATGTCGTGTTCGACCTGCGCCCAGACGAACGAGGACGCCATCGAGGAGATCCCGGGCGTGCTCTCGGCGACGGTCAACTACGCGACCGAGGAGGGAACCGTCGAGTTCAACCCACAGGATACCTCGCTTTCGGCGATCTACGACGCCATCGAGGACGCGGGGTTCGAACCCGAACGCGCCGGTGACGACGGCGACGAACTGACCGAACAGCGAGAGAGCGCCGTCGAGCGAGAACTCCGCACGAAGCGCAAGTGGACGATTATCGGCGGACTCCTCACCGCGCCGTTCGTCCTCGTGATGATCGACATGTTCGTCCCCGGTTTCCTGCCGGAAACGATCCTCGGCGTCGATCCCGACTGGATCGAGTTCGTCCTTGCGACGGCGCTGATGGCGACGCTCGGCAAACACTTCATCGAGGGCGCGTACAAGTCACTGGTCAACAACTGCCAGGCGAACATGGACACGCTCGTGTCGGTCGGTACCACCACGGGCTACGTCTACAGTACGGCCGTCGTCCTCGGTACCATCGAGGGTGGCCTTTACTTCGAGGCCGTCGCCTTCATCCTGTGGTTCATCTACCTCGGCGTCTGGCTCGAGGCCCGCTCGAAGGCCCGCGCGAGTTCCGCGCTGCGGGAGTTGCTCGAGATGCAGGCCGAGGAAGCCACCGTCGTTGAGTGGGAGACGCCTCCGGCGTCTCGAGCGGACGGCGACGCCGTCCCTGGTGACGAGATGGTCGTCCCGCTCGAGGAGGTCGAACCCGGCGACGTGATGAAGGTCCGACCGGGCGAGAAGGTGCCGACGGACGGCGTCGTCGTCGACGGCCAGAGCGCGGTCGACGAGTCGATGGTCACCGGCGAGTCGGTTCCGGTCGAGAAAAGCGAGGACGACGAGGTCGTCGGCTCGACGATCAACGAGAACGGCGTCCTCTACGTCGAAGCAACTAACGTCGGCGAAGAGACGGCGATCCAGCAGATCGTCCAGCGGGTCAAGGAGGCCCAGGCGCGCCAACCCGACGTCCAGCGACTGGTCGACAAAGTCAGCGCCTACTTCGTCCCTGCGGTGATCGTCAACGCCGTCGTCTGGTCGATCCTGTGGTTCTTCTTCCACGACGCGCTGTACCCCATCGCCTCCTCGCTTGGCGGATGGATCCCGCTGTTAGAGCCAGTCGGCGGCGGGCCCGTCGTCGGCGGCGTCCCCGTCTTCGAGTTCTCGATCATCGTCCTCGCCTCCGCCATCCTGATCGCCTGTCCCTGCGCGCTGGGGCTGGCGACGCCGATGGCGACGATGGTCGGTTCCACGCTATCGGCGAAAAACGGCGTCCTCTACAAGGGTGCCGACGTCCTCGAGAAGGCCCGCGGCATCGACACGGTCGTCTTCGACAAGACGGGGACGCTGACCCACGGCGACATGCGGCTGACGGACGTCGTGCCGGTGGACGAAGCCGTCGAGACGGACGGGGGTGAGCCGAGCGGCGCGAGGCGATCCTCGTCGGACCCCGGGTCCGACGGTGGCGCACCAGCCGCCGATGGCGGCGTCCTCGAGGAAGCCGACGAACCCACCCCCGACGAGGACCTCCTCCTATCGGTCGCAGCAAGCGCCGAATCCGGCTCCGAACACCCGCTCGCACAGGCCATCGTAGCGGGGGCCGAAGAGCGCGGCGTCGACCTCGAGAATCCGACCGAGTTCGAGAACGTCCCCGGCCACGGCATCCGCGCGACGGTGCCCGAGGGCGAGGTGCTCGTCGGGAACCGCAAGCTGATGGCGGACAACGGCGTCGATCCCGCGCCCGTCGAGGCGACGATGGAGCGACTCGAGCGCGAGGGCAAGACTGCGATGCTCGTTGCCTTGGACGGGGAACTACTCGGCGTCGTCGCCACCGCGGACACGGTCCGTGACAGCGCCAAGGAAACCGTCGCCGAGCTACAGGACCGTGGCTACGACGTGATGATGCTGACCGGCGACAACGAACGCACCGGCCGTGCGATCGGCGACCAGCTCGGGATGGACCCCGACGACGTCCACGCCGAAGTTCTCCCGGAGGACAAGGCCGACGAGATCGACGCGATCCAGGCAGACGGGAGTCGGGCTATCATGGTCGGCGACGGCGTCAACGACGCGCCCGCACTGACGACCGCTCACGTCGGCGTGGCGATCGGCTCCGGTACCGACGTCGCCATCGAGAGCGCCGACATCACGCTGATGCGGGACGACCCCGCCGACGTGCTGAAGGCAATGCGGGTCGCGAACGCGACCATCTCGAAGGTCCGCCAGAACCTGTTCTGGGCGTTCGTCTACAACGCGACGCTGATCCCGATCGCGTCGATCGGCCTCCTGAACCCCGCTCTCGCGGGACTCGCGATGGCCGCCTCGAGCGTCTCGGTCGTCTCCAACAGCCTGGCGTTCATGCAGTGGGACCCCCACGAAGACTACGTCTTCTTGCCGTTCCGACCGTTCGTGTGGGTCTCCGAGAAGGTGACGGGCTGA
- a CDS encoding DUF411 domain-containing protein — protein sequence MGLREGDGLMAGARSSRRGFLAAGAATIGLTVAGCLGDNTDEWESGETFAVASATQYQGPNCDCCDVYADYLADHLESDLETVTTDDLAGVKAGYGIAEPLQSCHTVVLDGTIVEGHVPVEVVGSALSDDVTGIALPGMPAGSPGMGGEKDETWTVYELEDGGEPAVYTEL from the coding sequence GTGGGTCTCCGAGAAGGTGACGGGCTGATGGCCGGCGCTCGCTCGAGTCGGCGCGGCTTCCTCGCGGCGGGAGCCGCGACGATTGGCCTCACCGTCGCCGGCTGTCTCGGCGACAACACGGACGAGTGGGAATCCGGAGAGACGTTCGCCGTCGCCTCGGCGACCCAGTATCAGGGCCCGAACTGCGACTGCTGTGACGTCTACGCCGACTACCTCGCGGATCACCTCGAGAGCGATCTCGAGACCGTCACCACCGACGACCTCGCGGGCGTCAAAGCCGGGTACGGAATCGCCGAGCCACTGCAAAGCTGTCACACTGTCGTGCTCGACGGGACGATCGTCGAGGGCCACGTGCCGGTCGAGGTCGTCGGGTCGGCGCTCTCCGACGACGTGACGGGAATCGCGCTCCCCGGAATGCCCGCCGGTTCGCCGGGGATGGGCGGCGAGAAAGACGAGACGTGGACGGTGTACGAACTCGAGGACGGCGGGGAACCGGCGGTCTATACGGAACTGTAA
- a CDS encoding helix-turn-helix transcriptional regulator: MDRTTLDAAVAILVAGILVLGAGAAWQTYRQTQAHAEMMGHGGMGHGFHPVWYLLGTVLVASVVAGAYLLVRNQLGADGVGHEGRGAEPPAEPFVLSGEKGSADADPSQEPIDDADQSQPSRPDVLTVLPEDERRVLEPVLESPGLTQIELRDRADFSKSKVSQTVTELEKRGLLYREKQGRTYRVYPSDDLES, translated from the coding sequence GTGGACCGAACGACCCTCGACGCCGCCGTAGCGATCCTCGTCGCCGGAATCCTCGTCCTCGGTGCCGGTGCGGCCTGGCAGACGTACCGACAGACGCAGGCCCACGCCGAGATGATGGGCCACGGCGGGATGGGTCACGGCTTCCACCCGGTCTGGTACCTGCTCGGCACCGTCCTCGTCGCGAGCGTCGTCGCCGGTGCCTACCTACTCGTTCGGAATCAACTCGGGGCGGATGGAGTCGGCCACGAGGGACGGGGCGCAGAACCGCCCGCGGAGCCGTTCGTATTGAGTGGCGAGAAGGGTTCTGCCGACGCAGATCCATCACAGGAACCGATCGACGACGCGGATCAAAGCCAGCCCTCGAGACCGGACGTGCTGACCGTCCTTCCCGAGGACGAACGCCGGGTTCTCGAGCCCGTCCTCGAGTCGCCGGGATTGACCCAGATCGAACTCCGCGATCGGGCCGACTTCTCGAAGAGCAAGGTCAGCCAGACCGTCACCGAACTCGAGAAACGAGGGCTGCTCTACCGCGAGAAACAGGGACGAACGTACCGCGTGTACCCGAGCGACGACCTCGAGTCGTAA
- a CDS encoding SHOCT domain-containing protein, translated as MAADDSIARTVLLVGVVLVFGLLLVSLLSMTVMMPMMGGFHGNWNGTTGFAWPWLVGWGVHVLLLLAVGYALYRVLAGSSDRPTEPRGDRDQALEELRIAYARGEISSEEFEERRERLEGVSRSDE; from the coding sequence ATGGCTGCCGACGATTCCATCGCGCGAACCGTTCTGCTCGTCGGCGTAGTGCTCGTGTTCGGTCTCTTGCTCGTCTCGCTGCTCTCGATGACGGTCATGATGCCGATGATGGGTGGGTTCCACGGGAACTGGAACGGAACGACGGGCTTCGCGTGGCCCTGGCTGGTCGGCTGGGGGGTTCACGTTCTCCTGCTTCTGGCCGTCGGATACGCGCTGTACCGCGTTCTCGCTGGGTCGAGCGATCGGCCGACGGAACCCCGCGGCGATCGAGATCAGGCGTTAGAGGAACTCCGAATCGCCTACGCCAGGGGTGAAATCTCGAGCGAGGAGTTCGAAGAACGGCGGGAGCGACTCGAGGGGGTGAGTCGATCCGATGAGTGA